A genomic window from Labeo rohita strain BAU-BD-2019 chromosome 6, IGBB_LRoh.1.0, whole genome shotgun sequence includes:
- the cldn10e gene encoding claudin-10 gives MKIRVMQIWGFLLALLGWIFVACSMAMEGWKITSIGGQGGSAVIKVGWYWSSLWRACFTDSSSTSNCYDFPVLWSVEGYLQIVRALLMSGMGVGVLAFILSLVGMECTYIGGKDKEKNRSLFTGGICHITSGMLAASGYAIYAQHVSAEFFNPRFDGLRFDLGTPLFLGWAGSAFQITGGIFFLVSVCKIRAQTYSRAPVLSVPVVESNALRSSNTNISIISELSTKSKVSAISELSSKSETTALSNAPSKSTRVSKTGRPSRSRRADQQRSSIESDVSRSVSSSRSSRISRLHFNNKKASSPSGGTTDHFIKNSYL, from the exons ATGAAGATTCGTGTAATGCAGATCTGGGGTTTCCTGTTAGCGCTACTGGGCTGGATCTTTGTTGCCTGCTCCATGGCCATGGAGGGCTGGAAGATCACCTCTATTGGAGGGCAAGGTGGGAGCGCCGTCATAAAGGTGGGCTGGTACTGGTCCAGTCTGTGGAGGGCCTGCTTTACGGACTCCTCTTCCACGTCCAACTGCTACGACTTCCCTGTGCTGTGGTCTGTGGAAG GTTATCTTCAGATCGTGAGGGCTCTGCTCATGTCTGGGATGGGTGTTGGAGTGCTGGCCTTTATCCTTAGTCTTGTGGGAATGGAATGCACTTACATTGGAGGAAAAGACAAAGAGAAGAACCGATCCCTGTTCACAGGAGGCATCTGTCATATCACAAGTG GTATGCTGGCAGCCTCTGGTTATGCAATTTATGCTCAGCATGTTTCTGCAGAGTTTTTCAACCCCAGATTTGATGGATTGCG attTGACTTGGGAACTCCTTTGTTCCTTGGATGGGCTGGAAGTGCTTTTCAGATCACTGGAGGGATTTTCTTCCTAGTTTCAGTCTGCAAGATCCGAGCTCAGACATACAGCAG GGCACCAGTTCTCAGCGTTCCTGTTGTGGAGAGCAATGCCTTACGTTCCTCCAACACAAACATTTCCATCATATCTGAACTCTCCACAAAATCCAAAGTCTCAGCCATATCTGAGCTCTCCTCCAAGTCTGAAACAACAGCTCTGTCAAATGCACCATCAAAGAGCACACGTGTCTCAAAAACAGGACGTCCCTCAAGATCCAGACGCGCTGATCAACAAAGAAGCTCTATCGAATCAGACGTGTCACGATCAGTGAGCTCCTCACGGTCCTCGAGGATCAGCAGATTACACTTTAACAACAAGAAAGCATCCTCTCCATCAGGAGGCACTACAGACCACTTCATCAAGAACTCTTACCTCTAA
- the cldn10a gene encoding claudin-10a encodes MGNMATEIVAFLLTISGWILISSTLPTDYWKVSSVDGTVITTATFWSNLWKTCVTDSTGVSNCKDFPSMLALDAYIQVCRGLMISAVCLGFFGAILALVGMKCTKIGGSETTKARITCLCGLHFILSGICSMTACSLYAHRITSEFFDPLFVKQKFELGAALFIGWAGSVLSILGGFLFCFSMSEGFSIREYSYNGATSFITTRTRITKMDRNPETPHKVPPDQSFSGRQFGRNAYV; translated from the exons ATGGGTAATATGGCAACAGAGATAGTTGCCTTCCTTCTCACCATATCCGGATGGATACTAATCTCCTCCACGCTCCCGACTGACTACTGGAAAGTGTCATCAGTAGATGGGACGGTCATCACAACAGCAACCTTTTGGTCCAATCTCTGGAAGACGTGCGTCACGGATTCAACCGGAGTCTCCAACTGCAAGGACTTTCCTTCTATGCTTGCACTGGATG CTTACATCCAGGTGTGTCGAGGACTGATGATCTCAGCTGTGTGTTTGGGATTTTTTGGAGCTATTCTGGCACTAGTGGGCATGAAGTGCACTAAAATAGGGGGATCAGAGACCACCAAAGCCCGGATCACCTGTCTATGTGGACTACACTTCATCCTCAGTG GAATCTGCTCTATGACCGCCTGCTCTCTCTATGCACACCGGATAACATCAGAGTTCTTTGACCCCTTATTTGTGAAACAGAA ATTTGAACTTGGTGCGGCTCTGTTCATTGGCTGGGCAGGATCTGTTCTCAGCATTCTTGGAGGATTTCTCTTTTGCTTTTCCATGTCAGAAGGATTCAGCATCAG GGAGTACTCCTACAATGGCGCAACATCCTTCATAACAACACGAACCAGGATCACAAAGATGGACAGAAACCCTGAGACTCCTCACAAAGTCCCTCCAGACCAGAGCTTCTCTGGCAGGCAGTTTGGCAGGAACGCGTATGTTTGA